Proteins from a single region of Punica granatum isolate Tunisia-2019 chromosome 8, ASM765513v2, whole genome shotgun sequence:
- the LOC116187771 gene encoding pentatricopeptide repeat-containing protein At5g18475-like, producing the protein MASSLRSIFSSGKYAVAKSRSPPAPPLSFRTAMKALESERDPEKMDELLNQCSKSFKGRRSHLSSMAKLARAHRSDLVDRLIDGQSSHDPEGLWIRLMKCDARSTRGLRMFDLACDAKSVRLTEKSLCTFLALHMRKEAPVKIETSSISKLLKTMSERTGVRPTIISLNQVLTAFVDRNDIGSALEWIEEMENNWNVTPTTGTYNILLGAHLKSRNLSGFDAILEAIAENGLEFNVVTRNYQIMRLCESNECVRAKRLLHDMVSIGYSPSLASYIALIDGFGRLRDIESAREVFNLISPPSRDAYCSLFRAEVEAGDFDSAMETCKEMVKRKRKRMWVPPVDAMQGLLDGLAEEGPSTRLPEAMEVVEKMKTRLKGRALESWREIDIAMPLKLKTAKPLFFIFLNHKNRSDCTKLQGNQ; encoded by the coding sequence ATGGCATCGTCCCTCAGGTCCATCTTCTCCTCCGGCAAGTACGCCGTCGCGAAGTCCCGGTCGCCCCCGGCACCGCCCCTCTCCTTCCGCACGGCCATGAAAGCTTTGGAATCAGAAAGAGACCCTGAGAAGATGGATGAACTGTTGAATCAATGCTCGAAATCCTTCAAAGGCCGCCGCTCCCACTTGTCCTCCATGGCCAAACTCGCCAGGGCCCACCGCTCCGACCTCGTCGACCGTCTTATCGACGGCCAATCTTCTCATGACCCGGAAGGCCTCTGGATCCGCCTCATGAAGTGCGATGCCAGGTCCACCCGAGGTCTACGGATGTTCGATCTCGCCTGCGACGCTAAATCCGTCCGCCTGACGGAGAAGTCCCTCTGCACGTTCCTGGCCCTCCATATGAGGAAGGAAGCGCCCGTCAAAATTGAAACCTCGAGCATCAGCAAGCTCCTCAAGACGATGTCGGAGAGGACCGGTGTCAGGCCCACTATAATTTCCCTTAACCAGGTCCTGACCGCATTTGTCGATCGAAACGATATTGGTTCGGCTCTCGAATGGATCGAGGAGATGGAGAACAATTGGAACGTGACCCCGACGACCGGCACATATAACATCCTCCTCGGTGCCCACCTGAAAAGCCGAAACTTGAGCGGTTTTGATGCCATCCTCGAGGCGATTGCCGAGAATGGCTTGGAATTTAACGTGGTTACTCGCAACTACCAGATCATGAGGCTATGCGAAAGCAACGAATGCGTTAGAGCAAAGAGGTTGCTCCATGACATGGTCTCGATAGGATATAGCCCGAGTCTTGCTAGTTATATTGCTCTAATTGATGGGTTTGGTAGGCTTCGGGATATAGAATCCGCCAGGGAGGTTTTTAATCTTATATCGCCGCCTAGCCGGGATGCTTACTGCAGTCTGTTCCGGGCCGAGGTGGAGGCAGGAGACTTTGATTCGGCTATGGAGACATGTAAGGAGATGGtcaagaggaagaggaagaggatgtGGGTGCCCCCAGTTGATGCAATGCAGGGTCTTCTTGATGGGCTGGCGGAAGAGGGTCCATCGACGAGGTTGCCGGAGGCGATGGAGGTCGTGGAGAAGATGAAGACGAGGCTCAAGGGCAGGGCCTTGGAGTCTTGGAGAGAAATTGATATTGCCATGCCCCTTAAATTAAAGACAGCCAAGCCTTTGTTTTTTATCTTCCTAAATCATAAAAATCGTTCTGACTGTACAAAATTGCAGGGAAACCAGTAG